AAATCTACAGGTGTCTCCTTTGTCTTCACCATACCAAGAGCATGGGAATATTTCCAGATCATGCTAAAATTTGAGTCATTTGATCAGAATCATTTGAAAGCCTGAGCAGATAAGGTGTCAGACCTATGCTGTTTGTTTGAGATGGACAGGTTGAAGAGGAAAGGTGAAATGTGCATTTTTAGACTTTGCATACTGTAGATTCTAAATGATATTTTCTGGTGGGCAGGTCAGAAATTGATAGAATTTTGCAGAAGTCTCCAGTAATGAGCATAATAGATTTGGATGCTGAGCCTATGATGCAACAAGCTGCCTTCCCTAGTATATGTCTGTGTGTAAACATCAGAAATAGTGACACATGTGAACTCCCATGACACATGAAATGGACTAAAATTTTGGTATTCTTTGACAGCATCAAGTCTGGGATTATACAATTGATTGTTTACAAGAACAGCACTCCTCAAATCAATTCGTGCCCATGTACTGTGTCTTTGACAGTTTTAGTAGAATATGTAAATCCTCACATTTCCCATGACGACAGAGTGGACAAAGGGTTTATACTTCTTTTTCCATTCTCTCGATACGGGATGTAGCTGTTCTTCCTCCAATCTTATCCTTAACTCATTGGAAATTTGGAGTTCAGTTCCAGGAAGTTgtgtggatttatttatttagatcccCATTAGCTTTTGTATAGCAGCAGCTATGACAATACATCAATACATAGTGTGCACTCATCACAATACATTCAAATAAAACACTGTGCACATCTGTACATAGGGccgcacgattttggccaaaaataaatccagattttttttcctctaaaaactagattttcgatttcgatttttgggtaaaactacaagacaacagaagtcagcatgttgtttttgtgagcagcctgcAGTACAAGgtactgctccctacctcaaatctgtgatggtatcacgtgatgggcccacagaagtgatacagtgtaagtcagtgacatgcatcagtcatgtgtgcgtggaccacttaatatgagtgatccccatgcggttatatTTAAAACTGGGGGATCTATGCATGGaagagactgacccaggacacactggagggatgaaatccccagagctggtggatgtggccaGGGAGAGGGCTGTTTGGGTTACTCAGCTGAGGCTGCTGTCCCTGAGACccagatcggaagaagacagtacagtacGGATTCATGCAGGACAActtaagatgagtgatccccatgtagttgtatttgaattgggggatccgtgcttgaaaccacagcttacattggtatcactactgcaggCCCACCACAGATTTAACGTCTGTGGTCATTACTTATGGACTTCTGTGAAAGGCTGCTctcagttaggaggaggagcctacggtagccagCTGGCACATGGCCCGGGAGCGCACAGGATACGGCCGGGAGAGGTGAAATCAAtttgatgatttcccttttttaaaaattgtccaaattttaaaaatccgatttcaatttaaaatcaattaatcgtgcagccctatctgTACAGTTAGATTAGGCTCTGATTGAATTCATCATAGCGAGACGGTTAAATAAAATCTCTAACAAACAGAATCAAGAGTATGTTTAGTTGGTTCTGAGTGTAAACACCAGTCTCTATCATTGAAATTAATATTAATAACCTTTCATTTTTTGTAGTTATACTTTGCAGTTTACCATTGCACCACCAGAAGGCACCAAAGCATTACCCACTTTGAAACTATGCAACACGGCTCCAACCATATACAGTACTCCTTACAGTTGTCTTAGCAAGGACAGTGAAAACACATTATTGCAGGAAACTATGTAGCTAATGAATGCAGAATttaaatttttgcatctgaagccCCAAAATGCTTCGTAAGTAAAGATGAAACTGTTCTATGAAAGTTGAAATGATAGATTTTTAATACATAATAAATGGATAAATCAGACTAAACCTGGTGAGGTGTGCAGTTGTTTCACAGCATTTCTTTTTGTATCATTAGTTAATCACCTCTTGTTCTTGGCAGATAACTTTGGCTTCAAGCAAGAGGAGAGGTTCGATTGTGGAGCTAAAGCTGGTGATGTGTTCGCAAATCAGAGGAGATATCCCCAGCCGCTGTTTTGGGACTATAAGGTATGTAAGCCAGGAAAAAAGAATTAACTCAACTGATATTTAATCATTTTCAGACACAAATAATTCTCTGCAGGAAAGCAGAAGTTGAAAAGTTGCTGCTTTCATTTCAAAAATGGATTGTTGGACTAATTTTTAAAGCTTGTCAATGGAAAGTATAAATTGTGTTGATGTTGAAATGGGTATTCTGACTGTCAGTTCTAATGCCTGCAGTTAAATTTGATTGGAGAAAGGGATGAAGTACCAATTCACTTCTGTGACAAATGCGGTCTTCCTATTCAGCTGTATGGACGGATGGTATGTACTTATTTTAATGAAACCATTTCTCCATGCAGTTCAAGTGTGAGGCTGATCTCTAACCTTTACCCTCTCATCCCATAGATTCCATGTAAACATGTTTTCTGTTATGACTGTGCTTTGCTTCATGAGAAGAAAGGAGAGAAGATGTGCCCAGGGTAAGGTCATCTACAGACACTTTACCTGTTTCAGTCAGGTTGATTTGGAGAATTGGTGTTTCTCTAAATCTTGAAATCTTTTCCTCTATATTATCAGTAGTTTCTTTGTGTCTAAACATTTGTCATTATGGTTCCAGTCTCAATCTCTACAACTGCACAGACCCGGTGCAGCGTATCGAGCAGTGCCAGCGTGGTTCCCTCTACATGTGCAGTGTTGTGCCAGGATGCAAGCGCACTTACCTGTCCCAGCGTGACCTGCAGGCCCATGTCAATCATCGTCACATGAGAGCCGCCAAGTCCTCCGCAGGCCGCCAGGAACCTGTGCACCTGCCCCCGACATCTGATGTTACTGACCGATTCCGTGTGCCTCCGCCTCACTTATCCAAGAACCACGTTCATCTCCCCAACCCTCTTCAACATGGCGGTCACGACCCTTACAGTCAGCCACCACCACCGACCGGTCATGAAGGCCCGCCCCCGCCCTCTGGCCTCGGCCCTGAGACATTCCGTATTGCCACAGTAACTACGCGTAAGCACAGCAATCTCATTACAGTGCCCATCCAAGATGACTCTTCATCCTCTCGAGAGCCCCACTCTGGTGGGCCGGGTCCTTCTCAGCCTCCCCACCACCACCCTGGGGACTATCCAGGGCAGCCACCTGTAGTGTCCCACTCTCACCACATGATGGCCCCACCACAGCAGCACTTTGGCCCTccgcctcctccacctcctcctattAGTCACCCCATGCAGCATCCTCCTCAGGCCTCTGGGACACCCCATTTGGTGTACAACCAGGCACCCCCTCCACCCATGTCCGCTGCTCCTCCACCAATAACTCCTCCACCGGGGCACATACTGGGCCAAATGCCCCCTTACATGAACCACCCACCCCCAGGACCTCCACCACAGCACAGTGGTCCCCCTGTTAATGCACCCCCACCCCATCACTATAACCCAAACTCAATGCAGCAGTTCCCAGAAGACCAGGGCACCCTCAGTCCCCCGTTTAACCAGCCAGGAGGTCTCAGTCCTGGAATGTGGCCCGCTCCAAGAGGGCCGCCTCCTCCTCGGATGCAGGGTCCTCCTCCCCAAGGCCAGATGCCAGGACCACATCACCCAGATCAGGGCCGTTACCGGCCATATTATCAGTAACCTGCCAACTGACGGGCAGCAGTGTGTGTCATTCTGTTTCATACCACTTGTCTGAACAATGTGATAGTAAACCTCAGGGTTACCAGATGTAGGACGTTCATTTTGATAAAACTGCCCCAAAGCAAGTGTGTATGTGGTGCACATTTTAGTTAACTGTACTGAACTTTAAACATAATATAGACTTTCAGAAGAGCAGGAATGTCCCTTTTTTAATAGCGTATGGTTAAATATTTCTGTAAATATGTCAGCTGATTTCACGCACACGTGCTGTACATTGACAATGTTAACTCTGTCTCAATAAATTTTTAACGGCCATCTCAGTTTTGTTttaattgacagattttttttttttctttaccataACCTGAGACGTCTGTGAGTAACTCCATCAGAGCTTTGTCTTTGTCTTAAAAATCAATGTTACTAAATTTTCTGTTAAGTATTATACACTGCAGCAGTTTGTTCACCCAGTTTGATCAAATTTAAGCTAATTCAGGATGAGTATTTAAAAAATTCTTGCATAGAAAAGCCTTGTACACAGTATATGCTCTTTGAAgattaagtttaaccctttcaaaaGACTGAGACAATGTATGTAATGTATTTACACTGTTTATTATAAGACTAAGAAGTGAAGCGGCAACAAATGAAAAAGCCTGAAGATTGGATCACTGACCTCAAAACAGCATAAATTGATGCATTTTAGTCAACTCCTCCCACAACAGTATTTCAAATAATGCTGGAAACTGTTCAGCAGAAAAAGTAAAATGTGTAATGGTAGAACAGTGAGAATAGGTTTAATGTTCACGTTATTCAACAGTATTGATTTGAGTTTCTTGTTTGGATGTCTTTGGAGATGGTTCTTCTAGAGCCTTGTGTCCTTGAGcttgaaaagattaaaaaaaaaaatcagcacatTAGATGACTTTACGCAGAGTTTTATTATATAATTGGCTTGATTCTGATGATACATAAACCTGCAGGTAGTTTTCTTACCACAAGTGCATTAATTGTGTCATTGCTCTTTGACGTAAGTGTATGCAACATGGCATCATGAAGGGTTGGGAAGAATATGGAGGTCTGTATTTCATCATCGAAGAACGTACATTTGTGTAACTTCTCCATGATGTATGCTATGAAGACAACACATCAGAATTCACCTCATGCAGATAGACATACTAGTTTAACTTGATTATTTGTTTAAAGAAATGTTAATAAAACTTACGGTCACAAGAAACAACGTAAACCTGCACATTGATCCGAATGAACTCTTTCAGTGTCTGTGGAGAACAGTGAAATTATTAGGTTTaccacttttgtgttttgttacTGGAGTACCAGTAGAACAAAACTATCTGGTGGTTTCTCCGCAGTATAGAGCAATTTTAGACTCttgtatttttcagatatttGTCCTAATTTTGCTTTTTACACAGTTAtggactttttctgcagtttttgtcAGCAACTGAGCTATAAAGATTATATGTTCACTAGTACTGCAGTTTTATTTCACCTGATGCATGTTGGGTACTTGAACTTGCAGGGGGCTGATAAACATAAATATCACTGAAGGATtaaacaagaggacaaactggtgcTGCCTGCTCTAGCTGTAAGGTAGcattttacacttaaaaatgtcaaaaacagaaaagtccaTGATTCTGCCTTAGTGTTAATGCAGTAAATGTTAGTGCACTACCCACTAAATGCAGAATTTTAAGAGTCACAGTGACATGATGTATGTCATGGTCATTTTCCTGCCTGAACAATAATCACTGATAGACTTTACCGTTTTGAGTCCTTTTAGCGCAGATATATCAAGGAAAGAGACGGCAGAGAAGTCTAAGATCAGGCTGTGAAGGTCTACTCTGGGAACACTGATGTTGGCAGGAAGCTCGGCGTTCCAGTCAATCCTGAAAGGGAGGTCCCTGAGGTCTGTTGGCAGGTCCAACTCCTCCATCTTAAAACCCTCATCTGTTGTTGAACAAAATAAATCCCTCAAGCTTTTCTGTGTGAAAGAAAAGTTGGAAAAATTAGATTTTTCTGAGGAACTGCTCGGGTTCACTGGTGCAGTGCTGGGTAGtagtataagataagatatactttattgatcccccaagagggaaattcaaatacagtagaaaaacagataaaccaaaaaaaaaaaatagttaaagtgactaaaaatgaccaaaaaaatgtaacaataataaataaagtaacaagtgtgcaGTAGATGAGCTCTTACTTGTGTAATATGGTCATCACTGTTCTTTAACATTTTCTTGATTTTCCTGAGAGCCTTGTTCCTCTTCCGTAAAACTCGCAGAGGGTTAAAACCAACCTGGAAAGCCAAGCCATAGCATTAACTTCACACACACTCTTTCTCtgaagtaaatgagagaagagcTTTGTCCTCAGTACATACTGCTTGTATAAGTTTGTCCCTGAAAAAGTCAATGTTGGCGAAGAAGATTGGTGAAGGTATCCTGAAAATTTTCACTCCCCTTGGTTCAAAtacctgaggaggaggaggagagttgTGGACAGGA
This region of Sphaeramia orbicularis chromosome 12, fSphaOr1.1, whole genome shotgun sequence genomic DNA includes:
- the cbll1 gene encoding E3 ubiquitin-protein ligase Hakai — its product is MDQSDNDLQGSDGSGSLGGPDVRRRIPIKLISKQPLRSKPQPRIQRPSGRPCKSESGEDDNFGFKQEERFDCGAKAGDVFANQRRYPQPLFWDYKLNLIGERDEVPIHFCDKCGLPIQLYGRMIPCKHVFCYDCALLHEKKGEKMCPGLNLYNCTDPVQRIEQCQRGSLYMCSVVPGCKRTYLSQRDLQAHVNHRHMRAAKSSAGRQEPVHLPPTSDVTDRFRVPPPHLSKNHVHLPNPLQHGGHDPYSQPPPPTGHEGPPPPSGLGPETFRIATVTTRKHSNLITVPIQDDSSSSREPHSGGPGPSQPPHHHPGDYPGQPPVVSHSHHMMAPPQQHFGPPPPPPPPISHPMQHPPQASGTPHLVYNQAPPPPMSAAPPPITPPPGHILGQMPPYMNHPPPGPPPQHSGPPVNAPPPHHYNPNSMQQFPEDQGTLSPPFNQPGGLSPGMWPAPRGPPPPRMQGPPPQGQMPGPHHPDQGRYRPYYQ